Proteins from a genomic interval of Zingiber officinale cultivar Zhangliang chromosome 2A, Zo_v1.1, whole genome shotgun sequence:
- the LOC122040651 gene encoding pentatricopeptide repeat-containing protein At5g46460, mitochondrial-like produces MAFVAAQGIIPLYAAALDDFSADRNLPALRRVHSRLLVLGLARHRFLRSKLCAAYACCSRLADARRLLRLCPRPSTFLFNSFLRAETPRTALLLFRHMVSHRSPAPDGASFASALRHTAALPSLRLGCTIHAVAITAGILLDPDPLVRNSLITMYSKCGDLASARRVFDGMSRRSVASWTAMISLCGAHGRAPDAVALFGRMVEEIGEAGLDGPAMTAVLAACAKGGPAEAEFGRRVFEMMRDRRLGGVLPGVEHYTCMVDLFGRAGRVEEAEALIEEMDGEPDEAMWAALLGACREHGRLDVAERVADHFYGGFRFSPISPRLPQTLH; encoded by the coding sequence ATGGCCTTTGTCGCTGCTCAGGGAATCATCCCCCTGTACGCCGCCGCTCTAGACGACTTCTCCGCAGACCGTAACCTCCCCGCCCTCCGTCGCGTCCACTCTCGCCTCCTCGTCCTTGGCCTCGCCCGCCACCGCTTCCTCCGCTCCAAGCTCTGCGCCGCCTACGCCTGCTGCTCCCGCCTCGCCGACGCCCGTCGCCTCCTCCGCCTCTGCCCCCGCCCCTCTACCTTCCTTTTCAATTCATTCCTCCGCGCCGAGACCCCACGCACCGCCCTACTCCTTTTCCGGCATATGGTTTCCCACCGGTCCCCTGCTCCTGATGGCGCATCCTTCGCCTCCGCTCTCCGCCATACCGCCGCCCTCCCCTCACTCCGCCTTGGATGCACCATTCATGCCGTCGCTATAACCGCCGGGATCCTCTTGGACCCTGACCCCCTCGTTCGCAACTCACTCATCACCATGTATTCCAAATGCGGCGATCTCGCTTCCGCCCGCAGAGTGTTCGACGGAATGTCCCGCAGGAGCGTCGCCTCGTGGACCGCCATGATCTCTTTGTGCGGTGCCCACGGACGGGCGCCAGACGCGGTGGCTCTGTTCGGCAGGATGGTGGAGGAGATAGGGGAAGCAGGGTTGGACGGGCCAGCAATGACGGCGGTGCTTGCGGCGTGTGCGAAAGGCGGCCCAGCAGAGGCGGAGTTTGGGCGGCGGGTGTTTGAGATGATGAGGGACAGACGGCTGGGCGGCGTGCTGCCGGGGGTGGAGCATTACACTTGCATGGTGGATCTGTTCGGGCGGGCAGGGCGCGTGGAGGAAGCGGAGGCTTTGATCGAGGAGATGGACGGGGAGCCCGACGAGGCGATGTGGGCTGCTCTCCTCGGCGCTTGTCGAGAGCATGGCCGGCTCGACGTGGCGGAgcgggtggccgaccacttctacgGTGGCTTCAGATTTAGTCCCATTTCTCCGAGACTCCCCCAAACATTACATTAG
- the LOC122040650 gene encoding uncharacterized protein LOC122040650 has product MASSVAPMPISGKWLEPVRASDSAAHSRCSFNSSYLGKIVAPQRETTDVHSSSSSSSDRSEEDGGSPGILERWASLQVRELARTLDRQAREAEILALATAAPPVSARALSFLREASDSSSPGTAAVAAVDLPRSVRASSLIQMWRDLETDAGFSPKNRPENSSYNADNATPAATSSSSDELSSDYSGDSDSDIAATNCSLLREKNGRVENIVRMMSSGNRTRTAASSLNSKNKQSPRKKPEAMADKTSSDLRSIEDFVARMEQERRSELVALNEHRCVSQFQHQPIYGLTKHSTPKESDELHRRTAIMHPRRKQLDAEDFTSQFTAKRYDSESYRHTNSSWDERNLWMSNLDLQSMADLLPSYGWGSEVITEEGESYLQQHVSRWMHQPSSSWRQLAVRRQPMCVGFFQKFADNVEIMELYERRRVSTSLDSDFCNKLNTMVLSLLDRQRTCCFDEDLTVNDEDHPFWQQKDGYFNSSKHVVDIPSSCLTPQNHTMCHSEHQKHASSPHQSSKNDVEFMDELRSGMTQIHEELHELRKLVKSCMEKQVELRDSIKQDILDVIRQSILI; this is encoded by the exons ATGGCCTCCTCCGTGGCTCCGATGCCGATCTCCGGTAAGTGGCTCGAACCAGTCCGAGCCTCCGACTCCGCCGCCCATAGCCGCTGCTCCTTCAACTCTTCTTACCTCGGCAAGATCGTCGCCCCTCAGCGGGAAACCACAGATGTgcattcctcctcctcctcctcctccgaccGGTCTGAGGAGGACGGCGGGTCGCCGGGGATTCTAGAACGGTGGGCGTCGTTGCAGGTGCGAGAGCTGGCCAGGACCCTCGACCGGCAGGCTCGCGAGGCTGAAATCTTAGCATTGGCCACCGCCGCTCCGCCTGTCTCCGCCCGCGCCCTATCCTTTCTCCGCGAGGCTTCTGATTCCTCTTCGCCCGGCACTGCTGCAGTCGCTGCTGTCGACCTTCCTAGAAGCGTCCGGGCGTCGTCGCTGATACAGATGTGGAGGGATTTGGAGACCGACGCAGGGTTCAGTCCCAAGAACAGACCGGAGAACAGCAGCTACAACGCCGATAATGCCACACCCGCTGCTACTTCCTCGTCATCGGATGAACTTTCCAGCGATTACTCCGGGGACTCGGATTCTGACATCGCAGCCACGAATTGTTCTCTATTGAGGGAGAAGAATGGTCGGGTGGAGAACATCGTGAGGATGATGAGTTCCGGAAACAGGACACGCACCGCCGCCTCGTCATTGAATTCCAAGAACAAGCAATCCCCCCGAAAAAAACCGGAGGCGATGGCAGATAAGACATCAAGTGATCTGCGATCCATTGAAGATTTTGTTGCAAGAATGGAGCAGGAAAGGCGGAGCGAGCTTGTAGCATTGAATGAGCATCGTTGCGTCTCTCAGTTCCAGCATCAG CCAATATATGGTCTCACGAAACATTCAACGCCAAAGGAGTCTGATGAATTGCATAGACGAACAGCAATCATGCATCCCAG GAGGAAGCAACTAGATGCTGAAGATTTTACTAGTCAGTTTACTGCTAAGAGATATGATTCAGAAAGTTATCGTCACACAAACTCATCGTGGGATGAAAGAAATTTGTGGATGAGTAACCTTGATTTGCAAAGTATGGCAGATTTGTTACCTTCATATGGTTGGGGCAGTGAGGTGATTACCGAGGAAGGAGAATCATACTTGCAGCAACATGTTAGTAGATGGATGCATCAGCCCTCCAGTTCATGGAGACAATTAGCAGTCAGAAGGCAACCAATGTGCGTTGGATTCTTTCAGAAATTTGCTGATAATGTTGAGATTATGGAGCTTTATGAAAG GAGAAGAGTCTCGACTTCCCTTGATAGCGATTTCTGCAACAAGTTAAACACAATGGTCTTATCATTGTTAGACAGACAAAGGACATGCTGTTTCGATGAAGACCTAACTGTCAATGACGAAGACCATCCATTCTGGCAACAAAAGGATGGGTATTTCAATAGTTCTAAGCATGTTGTTGATATCCCATCATCATGCTTAACTCCGCAAAACCATACCATGTGCCACTCAGAGCATCAGAAACATGCTTCATCCCCTCACCAATCATCTAAAAAT GATGTAGAATTCATGGATGAATTGAGAAGCGGCATGACTCAGATACACGAAGAACTTCATGAACTTCGCAAGTTAGTCAAGAGTTGCATGGAGAAGCAAGTTGAATTACGTGATTCTATCAAACAAGATATTTTAGATGTGATTAGGCAATCAA TTCTAATATAG